A genome region from Pleurocapsa minor HA4230-MV1 includes the following:
- a CDS encoding DUF4079 domain-containing protein, translating into MAFEIPDGIKTWSQFGHPILMWVLLGLTVYALYLGLQYKKVRTADKETRKELVKQKFGERHHQAGSLLLALMVVGNIGGMAITYINNGKLFVGPHLLAGLGMTSLIAVSASLVPLMQKGNSLARTTHVSLNIVLLGLFGWQAVTGMQIVQKIVDRLMS; encoded by the coding sequence ATGGCGTTTGAAATTCCCGATGGCATCAAAACTTGGTCACAGTTTGGTCATCCAATTCTGATGTGGGTCTTGCTAGGTCTTACTGTTTACGCATTGTATTTGGGACTGCAATATAAAAAAGTTCGCACTGCTGATAAAGAAACTAGAAAAGAGCTAGTCAAGCAGAAATTTGGTGAAAGACATCATCAAGCAGGATCGCTCCTTTTGGCTTTGATGGTTGTAGGTAATATTGGCGGGATGGCAATTACCTATATCAATAACGGTAAACTTTTTGTTGGCCCTCATCTCTTGGCGGGGTTGGGGATGACTAGTCTAATTGCAGTCTCGGCATCTTTAGTCCCTTTGATGCAGAAGGGTAATAGCCTTGCTCGTACTACTCATGTTTCCCTTAACATTGTCTTGCTAGGCTTATTTGGTTGGCAAGCAGTTACAGGAATGCAAATTGTCCAGAAAATTGTCGATAGATTAATGTCTTAA
- a CDS encoding DUF1997 domain-containing protein, whose translation MQSKFINHSQNTFLEISSSDSMQLTYTDSIEQQRTFAFKVSFNGRMDMYSDLDTVAKYLDAHEGWFCRCAQPMKVEPVADNGYILTVGKFGSFGYEVEPKIAVVLNPPVDRVYLMQTIPLPDCDEAYEVNYRAKMKLQEVAVDACQTSSKGLFNQQTNIPQLITEVSWGLDLQVKVEFPQFISKLSPNLIQATGDRLLAQIVRQISPRLTYKVQQDFHNSHSLPMPPKSSRQLHKVTHPQQYAV comes from the coding sequence ATGCAGTCTAAATTTATCAATCATTCACAAAATACCTTTTTAGAAATTTCTTCTTCTGACTCTATGCAGCTTACCTATACTGATTCTATTGAACAACAAAGAACGTTTGCCTTTAAAGTTAGTTTCAATGGCCGAATGGATATGTATAGTGATCTCGACACCGTAGCTAAATATCTTGATGCTCATGAAGGCTGGTTTTGTCGTTGCGCTCAACCAATGAAGGTCGAACCTGTGGCTGATAACGGCTATATCCTGACTGTTGGTAAATTTGGTTCATTTGGTTATGAAGTTGAGCCAAAAATTGCTGTGGTGTTAAATCCTCCAGTGGATCGAGTTTATTTAATGCAGACTATTCCTCTGCCTGACTGTGATGAAGCATATGAAGTGAACTATCGCGCCAAAATGAAACTACAAGAGGTAGCTGTTGATGCTTGTCAGACATCAAGCAAAGGTTTATTTAACCAGCAGACAAACATTCCTCAACTTATTACTGAAGTAAGCTGGGGTTTAGATCTTCAAGTTAAGGTTGAGTTTCCCCAATTTATTAGCAAACTCTCACCTAATTTGATTCAGGCTACTGGCGATCGCTTATTAGCTCAAATTGTACGCCAAATCTCACCTCGTTTAACTTACAAAGTGCAGCAGGATTTCCACAATAGCCACAGTCTTCCTATGCCACCCAAAAGTAGTAGACAACTGCATAAAGTTACTCATCCTCAACAATATGCGGTTTAA
- a CDS encoding SDR family oxidoreductase, with amino-acid sequence MRVFVAGATGKTGQHIVRQLIDKDISVTALVRNLEQARTILPETTKLIEGDVLNPATFESSLSDCSALICATGASPSLDPTGPYKVDYEGTKNLVDAAQRQGIEHFVLVSSLCTSKFFHPLNLFWLILYWKKQAENYIQASGIPYTIVRPGGLKEEDNADNIIMSQADTLFDGSIPRQKVAQVCVESLSQPTAKSAIVEIVASPDATSKSWSELFAGAILAS; translated from the coding sequence ATGCGAGTATTTGTTGCAGGAGCTACAGGAAAAACGGGCCAACATATTGTTAGACAATTAATCGATAAAGATATTTCTGTCACAGCGTTAGTGAGAAATCTGGAGCAAGCTAGAACAATATTGCCTGAGACAACTAAATTAATTGAAGGAGATGTTTTAAATCCAGCTACCTTTGAGTCTAGTCTTAGTGATTGTAGCGCCTTAATTTGTGCCACTGGTGCTAGCCCCAGTTTGGATCCGACTGGGCCATATAAAGTAGATTATGAAGGAACGAAAAATTTAGTCGATGCTGCCCAAAGACAGGGCATAGAGCATTTCGTTTTAGTATCTTCTCTCTGCACTTCTAAGTTTTTTCACCCGTTAAATCTGTTTTGGCTCATCTTGTATTGGAAAAAACAGGCGGAGAATTATATTCAGGCTAGCGGTATTCCCTACACAATCGTTAGACCTGGAGGGCTAAAAGAAGAAGATAATGCTGATAACATCATTATGTCTCAGGCTGATACCCTGTTTGACGGTAGTATACCCAGACAAAAAGTAGCTCAGGTATGTGTTGAATCACTATCTCAGCCAACGGCTAAATCAGCAATAGTGGAGATAGTGGCTAGCCCAGATGCTACCAGTAAATCTTGGTCAGAGTTGTTTGCTGGTGCTATTTTAGCGTCATAA
- a CDS encoding transglutaminase family protein — protein MLYQISHQTIYSFPQPVILKPHLLRLRPRSDRFNQLQSFTLSVLPLTQGSSDFIDLDGNNLIKLWFDRPTNKLSIQTLARVETSCTNPFTYLLEPWAITLPFDYPSSVLQQLEPYLRPYSFVQDSSALELAQEIAIATQGNTLNFLFTLNQRIYQDCQYIIRDIGEPFPAGVTWRDKQGSCRDYAVLFMEVCRAIGIAARFVSGYQEGDSTQQSRDLHAWVEVYLPGAGWRGYDPTLGLIVSDRHIPLAASAIPRYAAAVEGAVVPVVIGANAIAELQAQISLTVL, from the coding sequence GTGCTATACCAAATAAGCCATCAAACGATCTACAGCTTTCCTCAGCCAGTAATACTCAAGCCTCATCTGCTGAGATTGCGTCCCCGCAGCGATCGCTTTAACCAACTTCAGAGTTTTACTTTATCGGTATTACCCCTAACTCAAGGAAGTTCAGATTTTATCGATCTTGATGGTAATAATTTAATCAAGCTGTGGTTCGATCGACCAACTAACAAGTTGAGTATCCAGACTTTAGCTAGGGTAGAAACAAGCTGTACTAATCCTTTTACTTACTTACTTGAGCCTTGGGCGATTACTCTTCCGTTTGACTATCCCAGCTCTGTTTTACAACAATTAGAACCCTACTTGCGTCCCTATAGCTTTGTTCAGGATAGCTCAGCCTTAGAACTTGCTCAAGAAATTGCGATCGCCACCCAAGGAAATACCCTCAACTTTCTTTTTACTCTCAATCAACGTATCTATCAAGACTGTCAGTACATCATTAGAGATATCGGTGAACCTTTTCCCGCTGGAGTTACCTGGAGGGATAAACAAGGCTCTTGTCGCGACTATGCAGTGCTATTCATGGAGGTTTGCCGAGCGATCGGTATTGCAGCGCGGTTTGTTAGTGGCTACCAGGAAGGAGATTCAACCCAACAGTCAAGAGATCTTCATGCTTGGGTAGAAGTATATTTACCTGGCGCGGGTTGGCGGGGTTACGATCCCACTCTCGGATTGATAGTTAGCGATCGCCATATACCCCTAGCTGCTAGCGCTATTCCTCGATATGCTGCTGCGGTGGAGGGGGCAGTAGTACCTGTAGTCATTGGTGCAAACGCGATCGCTGAACTTCAGGCACAAATATCGCTGACGGTTTTATAG
- a CDS encoding alpha-E domain-containing protein: protein MLSRVADSIYWLNRYIERAENVARFIDVNLNLILDLPEGVSPQWKPLISVTGDLDQFNSRYEEVNNRNVIQFLCFDTSYENSIISCLSKARENARSIREVISSEMWEEVNSFYLMVKEVSAGSSFKALPKLFSKVKMASHRFAGVMDATMSHNEGWQFGQMGRLLERADKTTRIVDVKYFLLLPSVEWVGTPLDRIQWMALLKSASAYEMYRKSQHYITPSSVAEFLILDRQFPRSIHFCLWQTQQRLHEITQTPPGSWCNGAERALGKLCSRLSYLTIEDIIQSGLHEFLDDMQSSINEVGKEIYTTFIALSDSFCAIPNKPSNDLQLSSASNTQASSAEIASPQRSL, encoded by the coding sequence ATGTTAAGCAGAGTAGCTGATTCAATTTACTGGTTAAATCGCTATATCGAAAGGGCAGAAAATGTTGCTCGTTTTATCGATGTCAATCTTAATTTGATCTTAGATTTACCAGAGGGAGTTTCTCCCCAATGGAAACCTTTAATTTCGGTTACAGGAGACTTAGATCAGTTTAATAGTCGCTATGAGGAAGTAAATAATCGCAATGTTATTCAGTTTCTTTGCTTTGATACTAGCTATGAAAACTCGATTATTTCTTGTTTAAGCAAAGCCAGAGAAAATGCGCGCTCAATTCGTGAAGTGATCTCCTCGGAAATGTGGGAGGAAGTCAATTCTTTCTATTTAATGGTCAAAGAGGTTTCTGCTGGTAGTTCTTTTAAAGCCTTGCCAAAACTATTTAGTAAAGTGAAAATGGCGAGCCATCGTTTTGCAGGAGTGATGGATGCTACCATGTCTCATAACGAAGGTTGGCAGTTTGGACAAATGGGTAGATTACTAGAACGAGCCGATAAAACCACTCGGATTGTAGATGTGAAATACTTTCTGCTATTACCCTCTGTCGAATGGGTTGGTACTCCCTTGGATCGGATTCAATGGATGGCTCTACTCAAGTCTGCTAGTGCTTACGAAATGTACCGAAAATCTCAGCACTATATTACTCCTAGTAGCGTCGCCGAATTTTTAATTTTAGACCGACAATTTCCTCGTTCAATTCACTTTTGCCTGTGGCAAACTCAGCAACGTCTACATGAGATTACTCAAACACCTCCTGGTAGTTGGTGTAATGGTGCAGAAAGAGCTTTAGGCAAATTGTGTTCTCGACTTAGTTACTTGACGATCGAAGATATTATTCAGTCTGGGCTACATGAGTTTCTAGACGACATGCAAAGTTCAATTAATGAGGTAGGAAAAGAAATTTATACTACTTTTATTGCTTTAAGCGATTCCTTCTGTGCTATACCAAATAAGCCATCAAACGATCTACAGCTTTCCTCAGCCAGTAATACTCAAGCCTCATCTGCTGAGATTGCGTCCCCGCAGCGATCGCTTTAA
- a CDS encoding circularly permuted type 2 ATP-grasp protein: protein MAFEAYDPENFYDELFLELGKPRSHCADLIRHMIELGMQQLEQQRQTAEIALFKLGVTFNVYSDNQGVEKIFPFDIIPRIIDGDEWLELERGLKQRIQALNFFLADVYGEQNIIKDGKMPAEIIQTASGFLKPCLGVKAPAGVWCHITGTDLVRDRDGKWYVLEDNLRSPSGVSYVLENRRVMKSTFPEIFRDMTVKPVDDYPSQLLETLLNLAPPQLPEPMVVLLTPGIYNSAYYEHSFLAQQMGIELVEGRDLVVADGYLQMRTTKGLKRVDVVYRRIDDNFLDPLAFNPNSLLGVPGLMNVYQQGRVALANAPGTGVADDKVVYAYVPEMIRYYLGEEPILANVPTYLCWRESDRHYVLDNLDKLVVKAANEAGGYGMLIGTKSTSVERAEFAEKIKANPRNYIAQPTLSLSRVPTLIDGKVEGRHVDLRPYILHRGDEIYVHPGGLTRVALTKGSLVVNSSQGGGSKDTWILN from the coding sequence ATGGCATTTGAAGCTTACGACCCAGAAAACTTTTATGACGAGCTGTTTCTAGAATTAGGTAAGCCGCGATCGCACTGTGCTGATTTAATTAGACACATGATTGAGCTGGGTATGCAACAGTTAGAACAACAGCGTCAAACAGCAGAAATAGCGTTGTTTAAATTGGGGGTAACATTTAATGTTTATAGCGATAATCAAGGGGTGGAAAAAATTTTTCCATTTGATATTATTCCCCGCATCATTGATGGTGATGAATGGTTAGAGTTAGAACGAGGTCTAAAGCAGCGCATTCAGGCTTTAAACTTCTTTCTCGCTGATGTTTATGGAGAGCAGAATATCATTAAGGACGGCAAAATGCCCGCAGAGATTATCCAAACTGCTTCGGGTTTTCTTAAACCTTGTTTGGGAGTCAAAGCGCCTGCTGGTGTCTGGTGTCATATTACAGGGACAGATTTAGTCAGAGATCGAGATGGCAAGTGGTATGTTTTAGAAGATAATTTGCGATCGCCTTCTGGTGTATCTTATGTCCTAGAAAATCGGCGGGTAATGAAGAGTACCTTTCCTGAAATATTTCGGGATATGACGGTTAAGCCTGTCGATGATTATCCCAGTCAGCTATTAGAAACCTTACTCAACCTAGCACCACCCCAGTTACCAGAACCGATGGTAGTGCTTTTAACTCCAGGAATCTACAATTCTGCCTATTATGAACATTCCTTTTTGGCACAACAAATGGGAATTGAACTAGTGGAAGGAAGGGATTTAGTGGTAGCAGATGGCTATCTGCAAATGCGGACAACGAAAGGCTTAAAGCGAGTCGATGTAGTTTATCGTCGCATTGATGATAATTTTCTCGATCCTTTAGCATTTAATCCCAATTCCCTTCTGGGTGTACCAGGATTAATGAATGTTTATCAGCAGGGTAGAGTTGCTCTTGCCAATGCCCCAGGAACAGGAGTGGCAGATGATAAGGTGGTCTATGCTTATGTTCCTGAGATGATTCGCTATTACTTAGGAGAAGAACCCATTTTAGCCAATGTTCCTACTTATCTTTGCTGGAGAGAAAGCGATCGCCATTATGTCTTAGATAATTTAGATAAGTTAGTGGTTAAAGCAGCTAACGAAGCGGGTGGTTATGGCATGTTAATCGGCACAAAATCTACAAGCGTCGAAAGAGCAGAATTTGCCGAAAAAATTAAGGCGAATCCTCGTAACTATATTGCCCAGCCGACTCTTAGTCTTTCGCGAGTACCAACCCTGATTGATGGCAAGGTAGAAGGCAGACATGTAGATTTACGTCCCTATATTTTGCATCGTGGTGACGAGATTTATGTGCATCCAGGCGGATTGACTCGTGTAGCGCTAACCAAAGGTTCTTTGGTGGTTAACTCTTCTCAGGGTGGCGGGAGTAAAGATACCTGGATTCTCAACTAA
- a CDS encoding TetR/AcrR family transcriptional regulator, with protein MKRTSKRHELICVGSNLIAQRGFNAASINELLSRTNVPKGSFYYYFASKEDFGLAIIDDFASRCQEQLKSCLENEQYTPLTRLRNYFELKIVDLESCDCIDGCLIGNLAQELSAQNELFRDRLKQVFNSWERSFAQCLDAAKVAGELEDYNHSGHLAKFILSSWQGAILQAKVEKSIVPLKTCVTILFERVLK; from the coding sequence ATGAAACGAACCAGCAAACGCCATGAATTGATTTGTGTTGGTAGTAATTTAATCGCTCAACGAGGATTCAATGCTGCCAGTATTAATGAGCTTTTGAGTAGAACAAACGTGCCGAAAGGTTCGTTTTACTATTATTTTGCGAGCAAAGAAGATTTTGGGTTAGCCATCATTGATGATTTTGCTAGTAGATGTCAAGAGCAACTAAAAAGCTGTTTGGAGAACGAGCAGTATACTCCTTTGACCAGGTTACGTAACTATTTTGAATTAAAGATTGTCGATCTAGAAAGCTGTGACTGTATTGATGGCTGTCTAATTGGTAATCTAGCTCAAGAATTATCTGCCCAAAATGAACTATTCCGCGATCGCTTAAAGCAAGTATTTAATAGTTGGGAACGATCTTTTGCTCAATGCTTAGATGCTGCAAAAGTAGCAGGAGAATTAGAAGATTATAATCATTCTGGTCACTTAGCGAAGTTTATTTTATCTAGTTGGCAAGGAGCAATTCTACAGGCAAAAGTCGAAAAATCGATAGTACCCCTGAAAACTTGCGTCACAATTTTGTTTGAACGAGTACTTAAATAA
- the moeB gene encoding molybdopterin-synthase adenylyltransferase MoeB produces the protein MLNPNLEAIELNKEEYQRYSRHIILPEVGLDGQKRLKAASVLCIGSGGLGSPLLLYLAAAGIGRIGLVDFDIVDSSNLQRQIIHSESWVGKPKIQSARDRILSINPHCQVDLYETAISSANALEILEPYDVVIDGTDNFPTRYLTNDACVLLDKPNVYGSIFRFEGQATVFNYQGGPNYRDLYPEPPPPGMVPSCAEGGVLGVLCGIIGTIQATETIKIILGAENTLSGRLLLYNAWDMKFRELKLRPNPERPVIEKLIDYQEFCGIPQAAAAEQAASNAIAEMTVQDLKQLMDSGKNDFVLLDVRNPNEYEIAKIAGSVLIPLPELEDGSAIEKVKELVNGHRLIAHCKLGGRSAKALNILRAAGIEGTNVKGGIIAWSQEIDSSIPQY, from the coding sequence ATGCTTAATCCAAATTTGGAAGCAATAGAACTCAATAAAGAAGAATATCAACGATATTCGCGTCACATCATCCTGCCAGAGGTAGGATTAGACGGTCAAAAACGCCTTAAAGCAGCTAGTGTTCTTTGCATTGGTAGCGGTGGTCTTGGTTCGCCACTATTACTGTATTTAGCAGCAGCAGGTATCGGCAGAATTGGCTTGGTAGACTTCGATATTGTCGATAGTTCTAATTTACAGCGTCAAATTATTCACAGTGAATCCTGGGTAGGCAAACCAAAGATTCAATCAGCCAGAGACCGCATTCTCAGTATCAATCCTCATTGCCAAGTAGATTTATACGAAACGGCAATCAGTTCGGCAAACGCTTTAGAAATTCTCGAACCCTATGATGTAGTAATTGACGGTACAGATAATTTCCCCACCCGTTATTTGACCAACGATGCTTGCGTCTTACTAGATAAACCTAACGTTTACGGTTCGATCTTCCGTTTTGAAGGACAGGCAACGGTCTTTAACTATCAAGGAGGCCCCAACTATCGCGATCTCTATCCTGAACCACCACCACCAGGAATGGTTCCCTCTTGTGCAGAAGGAGGAGTTTTAGGCGTTCTTTGTGGCATTATTGGTACGATTCAGGCAACGGAGACAATTAAGATTATTCTGGGTGCAGAGAATACCCTTAGTGGCAGATTGCTGCTTTATAATGCCTGGGACATGAAGTTTCGTGAGCTAAAGCTACGTCCTAACCCCGAACGACCAGTAATTGAAAAACTGATTGATTACCAGGAATTCTGTGGTATTCCTCAAGCTGCTGCGGCGGAACAAGCAGCTAGTAATGCGATCGCTGAAATGACTGTTCAGGATCTCAAACAACTAATGGACAGCGGTAAAAACGACTTTGTGCTGTTAGATGTGCGCAATCCCAACGAATACGAAATTGCCAAAATTGCGGGTTCAGTTTTAATTCCCTTACCAGAATTAGAGGACGGTAGTGCAATTGAGAAAGTGAAAGAACTAGTTAATGGTCATCGTCTCATTGCTCATTGTAAGCTGGGAGGTCGCTCTGCTAAAGCCTTAAATATTCTCAGAGCAGCTGGGATTGAAGGTACTAACGTTAAGGGTGGAATTATTGCTTGGAGTCAAGAAATTGATTCGAGTATTCCCCAATACTAG